tagaaacagttattacttgatttagtttatatatgtgataattatttttatttgtagcatcttattgtagttatatacgttatcaatttatttgatatttgaatactatcaaattattgtatttatatgttttttcaatttatttgataagtgaatagcatctatttattatagttatatgcattatcaattatataaatatattgttataaattggtattatgaatgaactatttatacattacaatgatgtatataaatgtattgtggacccagatgagtcggcaatggatgtacatgaccgaccggcgttcaaatgagttcatggatggcgtgcatgaattcatagaagcggccgggAAACACAattatggcggtttcgttcgttgtccatgcaaattctgtaagaatgagaaggattactcatcatcaagaaccatccatagtcacttgttcaatagtggtttcatgccgaactactatgtttggaccaagcatggcgaaagaggaactgtgctggataataatgtagaagaagatgacatgattcctgactttgcagccaattataattcctttttcaatgacactgcaatgggtgagcctgaagaagatactgaaggatacgttgtagaagatgatcttggtcagatgctgtgcgaagctgaggaaggttgcgaaacagaaaaggaatcaagagatctgaagcgtatgttggaggactacagaacattgttgcaccctgattgcaaacaagaccaaaagaagttgggtaccacattggaattattgcaatggaaggcatcaaatggtttgtctgacaagggattcgagtagttgctgaaacttataaaaaaacttactccctaaGAGTAACACCTTGctggagacaacatacgaggcaaaaaaattgtttgtcttttaggattagaggcacagaagatacatgcttgtcctaatgactgcatcctatataaaggtgagtatgaaaaatttggattcatgccctgtatgcaatgcatgccggtataagatccctcgagatgatccaggcgacgttgaggggatgcgtgtcaagaagagggtgcctgccaaggtgatgtgatatttttctctaataccacgtctgaaatgtttgttcatgaacaaaacgaatgctaaattgatgcgatggcacaaagaagaacgtaagcaagacaatatgttgagacaccccgctaatgggtcgcagtggagaaaagtggacagaacattcccaacatttacAAATGATgtgaggaatataaggttcggcttaagtacggatggcatgaatcctttcggtgagcagagcagtggccatagtacctggcctgtgacactctgtatatacaaccttcctccctggttgtgtatgaagtggaaattcattatgatgccggtgcttatccccggcccgaagcaacccggtaacgatatagatgtgtatctgaaaccactgattgaggatcttctattgttgtggaaagatgagggtgttcatatgtgggatgcgcacgcagaggatcattttaacctgcgtgcattgctttttgtaaccaccaacgattgggcAGCACTAAGTAatctctccggacaatccaataagggttatagggcatgcattcattgtttagaagaaaccgacagcatgtacctcaatcactgtaggaagatcgtgtatatgggtcatggtcgatttcttccgatcaagcacccattaaggaggaggcatgctcactacgatggaaagacagatcatcgtaccaagcctaggcaccgttgtgggaaaatggtgtttgaaatggtcaaagatataaaagtagtattcggaaaatgACCcaacagcagatcagtgcagagtgatgacggacgtgcaactatgtggaagaagaagagtattttttgggagttaccttattgggaagtcttagacgtccgccactcaattgatgtgatgcacctaacaaaaaatctttgtgtgaacttTCTAGGCtttcttggtgtctacggtaagccaaatgatacattggaagcgcggcaagatcttcaatatatgaaacaacgggctgccctacatccagaaaaaagggataaatgacgtcattatctatgtcctgcgtgctacactcttagtaagaaagagaagcaaagtatgttcgattgtttgaacagtatcaagatcccatcaggctactcttcgaatataaagaggctactgaacttgaaagagaagaaattcgcacacgtaaagtcccatgactgtcacgtgttgatgacgcaattgattccagttgcacttagaggtattctaccagctaatgttcgagcaacaatcataaagctatgcgcatttctcaacacaatttctcagaaggcaatcgatccatcgagtttaaacaggctacaagaggatattgtccaaagtttagtcagtcttgaaatgatatttcctccatcattcttcaatattatgacgcatcttctagtttaCCTGgttaaaaaaaagggaaaaggtcattggtaccggttggtatttccaaccggtaccaatggaagcctaaggcaccggttgaaaaatccGGTGTCTTAAGTCGAGGccattggtcgcggttgcggggcaccggttggaaaaccggtgcctttggcccttcTCAGCTGGTGCCCAagacccgttttctagtagtgtatccAAACATTGATATGGTTGATATGTAAAATTTTTGACGGGGAACTAAACAAGTTTGTTTGAATATTTCTCATTTCAAATCTGAACAGAATTAAATTCGGAATCTAGCTGGAAAGTCCATATACGCTGCAGTATGCCTCCCCTATTTCCTTCGTTGAGCGGCCCCGCTCGACACGCTGGGCTCCAGTCTCTGGAAGGAAGACTGTAACTCTGTACATATATGAAAGAAATCATGTTGAACTTGGTCGAAATTGATCGACGCGCTCAAAATGGGTTGTGAACTTCGTGTGGAAAGGTGAGATATACGCTGTGTGATTTAAACTTCATGTTGAAAGCTACTATATGGAAAGGTAGTGTACGTACATGATCTCATCTCGAGGCTGAGGGAAGCAGTGAGACCAAATCCAGCTCGTACACGCAAACCGGGGAGAACTCATAGATCATGGAATCCGACCTCGGAAGATGGCGAACCTCCAGGGTGCGCAGGTTGAGCAGCACGGTGCCGGCGGGGTGCATGTTGAAGACGACGGTGCCGCTCCCCTCAGCGAACCACAGGAACTCGATCCACTGGCACGCGAGCGGGCTGGACGCCGGGCGTACCGACCCAAGGATCGCCGCCCAGCCGATCACCACGCGCCGAGCCCACGACCTccctgctccggcggcggcggacggcggcgacacGGTCCACATGCACACCGCGAGCGGCCGCTCCCAGACGAGCAAGGCGAGCTCCCCGCCGGCCGACGACGATGCCAGGAGCAGCTCCCGTCGCAGCTCGACCACGGTGACCCTGCGGCGTCGGTGGCAGTCCCGCGGGACCTCGATCCACGCCGCCTGCCCGGTGCCCACGTCCAGGGCGAGCACGCTGAAGAGGTGCGCCCCTCCCTGGTGGTACAGCCAGTGCGCGACGCCGCCGAGCACCACCGGGGAAGGCTGCACCAGCTCGTAGTCGTAGTGCCTGGGGACGCGCTCCGCGGTGCGGGTGACCGGACCCCACGCGCCCGACCTCGACGAGTAGGTCTGCGTCCGGAGGCCGCTATCCGCGATGAGCACCTCGAagggcacgccgccgccgccgtcttcggCGTCCCCGGGCATGACGACGTGCAGGTCGTCGGAGATCCGTCTGGGCGGGAGGACGAAGCTCCGTCCGCCCACGGGGTCGCACACGCAGAGGCTGGTGTCAAAGTACCGCCCGAGCTTGAGGAGCAGCAGCCCGCCGCGCGACGCGACGGGGTCGTACGGCCCTGCGAGCTCGGCCGACAGGCGCACGATCACGGCGCtgggcggcgcggtggagccgccgccggacgaCTTGGGTGCGGCGAACAGCGGCCGGGCGTGGGTGCTCTTCTCCTCGCCTTTCCAGCTGTGGTATCTGCGGTGgtagaggaggccgaggaggaagcggtcggaggaggcggcgcggaggcggcggaggaagcccCGGTCGGCGACGTGGCGCCGGAGGAACTTGCATGTGGCGCCGCAGCGCGCGACGGTGGCCGGGCCTGAGCGCGCAAAGATCTCGAGGAGGAGATCGAGCGGGAGCGGTGATGCCTCCATGTTGATGTGGTGGACGGAGACAGATAACGATCAGCGGTGATCTTTAGCTTTTCCCCTTATACATGGCGCAAACAGTGTCTAATCTGTGTTCCAATACTATGCGGTACAGTAACAGTAACAGACTAGAACTCCTAAGATCGTACGAGTAGAATTCGGGTTTCTGAAAGTGCTTAGAATGCGACAAGAACTGCGATCGCTGACCGTCTCGAGTTTTCCATGATCGCTGACCTGTTCTGATCATATCGACTCATACGTGGAATCCTGTTTGTGATCCAAACGTGTTACttatttttaaaagaaaattttATTAATTTAAAATAACATTATATCCAGGTGGCGCGACAATGCTTAAAATTCATGGTTCCTATCTAAAGGCACACAAccttacacaaaaaaaaatgtatccATTCTAAATTTTTGATAATCATCAATCAGTATACTAAACTGTCACACTGTTCGACTAAATGGTCGTTTAGCATGTTTACACACCATTTAAACACTACACAGTGGTATACCGTTTCTCTTAACCGACCAGGGGAAACTAGGGCCCATCCTTGGTCGCCCGAGCATGGGCTGGCCCCAATATGGCCCATCTTCGACGCACAGCCTCTCTAGCCTATACTTACCCCAAATTTAGCTGCCCCATCAGTATTAGCAGAATTCTCAAACTACGGAACCAACTGCTTTTGCACCAGGGGAACAAGATCCGGAGCAAGGACCCTAAGAATTTGAAAGATATCTCGAGAAAAGGTTTTAGCACCGGTCTCTCATATATGAACTCCTGTTTATCCGAAGTATTCCAATGGTGTAAGACCGTAGACTATtttagaaaaaagagaaaaatcacTTTGATCCctaattttagaaaaataagTGGCTCACGATGAATGGAGAGATAGATTCTCCATTTGATCTCGAAGTTCTCATATAACACTTCTTCCAGTCGGATCACTTGTAGGAAAAACATAATGCTCGCACATGTTCCACATGGGCAAGGAAGCATAACTCTTTCCATCAAGATGGAACCAGATGCTTCTAAAAATCCAGGGGCTGGGGCGGATTTAGGGAAACGACGCCCTTACTGCACCTTTTCTATAAGCGACACATTGATTCGCTTTGGAGAAATCCTTCAAAAGTGGGAGATAATTACCGGCCGATCTCCTGAGGGGTACATCAAAAAGCTAAGATCGTATGCTAGGTCAGAATCACGTAGGACTCCATACGCGGTCCTTAAATCATATAATCTTCAACACATAGGGGACATTCAAAGAGCACAGAGGGTTCTCGTACTCTACCTTAGAAAACCTTAACCCTTTCTTCTCCACCTTGTTCCATCTACTCCACACCTCCACCAACCCTAGTAGCACACGTTTACCCTTGCCACCATGGCCAGCGAGGGTGAATAGAAACCCTCGAGCACCATACCTGGCGCCACACATCCGAGGGTCCATCCACCGGTCGACGCCCCAATCCCTGCTATCGAGCCCATGGCAGAAGACCAGGCACCCTTTGTGACCCCCCGGTAGCGTAACCCATCGTTGTGCACAACGAGGGGCCGGTGACGCCGCCCTACGGCCAGCTGACCACTCCGATTGGCTGACCAGGGGGCATGACACCATGCGCCCCCGCACCGCGGCATGTTTTGCATCGCCCCCGAAAATGCAAAAATCAATGGCTCAATGCGCAGAGTCCTTATGGAAGGCCGGCTAAGGATATTCAATCGCCGTGGAAGGCGGCGGCCAAGCAGCTCTTCAAGGAGGGCGCTGCGCCGCTGCGACGGGATCATCCGCACCACCGCAAGACGTTCCCATGAGCCCTAGCCCTTAGGAGAACATCTCGGTGTTTGGGTAGAGGGTAACCCCTACTCGAGCCACGGATGCAAAGGGCAAGGGTACGATAGTCAGCCCGTCGCCACGCAAGACTAGGCCCTACCAGCCACAATCGGCAGGGCCAAAAGGTGACACGGCCACCGATGGGCCTACTATCGTCGATCTCATGGCAATGGTGCAGCAGCCGCGCTTGGAGAACAGGCGCCTTGGAGATCAATTGGCAGAGTAGAGTCTGGAGGTCGAGGAGCTTCAAGACGACCTCTGTACTCTCTGTCGTGGTTCCACAGCCCACAGGGCACACGGTCAAATGCCGCCTAGTGGTAGATAGCTGGAGACCTGGAGTCATGTTCAGCAGTTGCAGCCGCTAGAGCCGGAGTGCCAGACCCTGTAAGGGGTTGTTCGGCTGACACCTTCTGggctgattttggctgaagtagCTGTACAAGTACAGTGCACAGCTAAAAGCCATCCAGCAGCTTCAGCCAACAACAGCTAATTCAATTCAAAAAACTGGCGCCAATAAATGGCGCCAACTAGAATTCTATTTCAGATTCAAATAGACTCATACAACATTACCCATCAGTGATCCCTTCACATACAAACAATTCCATTACAACCATAACCATCCCAAGAAATAATGACCCTGGCCAGGCCCGAGCGGGCCGGACACCCCAGGGAGCGGGTAGACGCGCAAGTCGCAGCGCCGCCGTACAGCCGAGCAGGCATGCACCGAGGCCTCAATTGTGATGCCGCCGCGGTCAGCGCCAGCCGCAGACCTGGATTCATGGCGCCGGGCGCGTGCCCTCGCCTGCGTGCGTCGAGCTGGGGCCTGGGCGCATGGCAGCGGCGCCCTCGGTTGCTACGCGGCCTCCTCGCTGGGCAGTGGGCAGGCGCGGTGGTTGTTGGTCCCATTCATTGGGCGGTCTCCGACTCCGAGAGTATTCAAAGCAGCGTAGGTACGGATACACCATCCGAGTAGAGATAGCATCAGTAATTCAGTACAGCTGCTCATCCGTCCCCGGCTTCTCGGCAGTCCGCATccatccgccgccgctctctcctcCGCTCGCCCTCGCTCGGCGCATCCTCCTCCCCAAGCCcagcgcgagccgccgccgctctctcctcCGCTCGCCCTCGCTCGGCGCATCCTCCTCCCCAAGCCcagcgcgagccgccgccgcgaggatgGATGTCCGCTGTGATTTGTGCGGGCGCAATTTCTCCGacttagttcaaaattttcagGCTCATTTGCGCGACAAAAAAATCGGGTATATACTAATCGCAATCGCAATAGTCTTTTTTTTATGGTTTTTTGGTTCTGTCGTAGCGCTAATAGTTTCCTCTAATCCATTCCTTTATCTACTGCTTCAACAGGCGCTCGCAGGAAGCGGCTGCAAATGGATGTCCTGAATGTGAGCATCGTCTGGGCCGCATGCCGCGATCATCATCAAGCGCCGGACCATCAACAAGGCGGTCAACAGGTCAAATCTCGGGGACATCAACAATGTCGCCATGTCAACGGGACTATCAAATGTCGGAAGACAACAGGCCATTAACAACATCATCCATCGGCACAAATTTCATTTGGTCTCCACATGACAGGGATGCACTTATTGACCTCTTTTCCTCTTTTAAGAATCGAAAAGGTAGgctgccaaacacgagcgagaGAAGGAAGATCATTCCCACGCGGCCACGCTTCTCTCGACGGTTCCTCCTCGCCTCTCCGGCACCGCCCCATGCGCCCCTCCCGCGGCTCCCCGTCGCTCCCCTCTCTCCGCTGGCCCGCGCTCCGCACACCTACGCGGGTCTCctaggtaggggtggtaaagggcccaacattttgaactagaaaatctaaggatcggacTCTAAAAGGgtcgggctctaaacatatatatttttgaactaaaaaatttaagggctttattgggctgtgaagaggccattaaagccatgacccattaccacccATACTCCAGGCCGACCCGCGCGCTGTCGACCCAATTGCCCCTCCTCCGCCAGCTCGGCGCCGAGGACCCGCGCTCCGCCGATCCGCGCATCTCCCTCCTCAGCCAGcccgcgcgcccctcctccgccagcTCAGTGCCGTCGACCCGCGCGCCCCTCTCGCCTCGCGCCCACGCTCTGCCGACCTACGCGGGTCTCCTCGGCCGACCCGCGCGCCGTCGACAatcgccccctcctccgccagctcgccgccgcacgcccctCTCCGCGCTCCTCTCTCCGTCCCGAGGCCCTCACCGTCGACCCCACGTTCGCCGGACTCCTGCTACTGTGCCGAATCCAGGACGTCAGGTGAGTCCCTCTTGCAGTCTGTCCGTGAGTCCTCGCACAATCCCGAAGAACCCGGCCCACGCGACGATGGAGGGGAGCTCCACTACCGCCTTCTCCGCCGGGTAGGCTTCAGAGATCCGCGAGTGCTCGATCTGGATCATGTCATTTGGTTGGTGATTAAGCTGTGCTGGCTCATGCCAATCGGAGTTGGTGTGCTTGTTTTTGCAGGAGATCCAGATAGTGCTCGTGTTCCTCGTGCGAGAAGGGAAGAAAGGGACCGGCGTTGCGGGTGCCATCCCACGCTCACCGTCACCTCCGCGCTCCTACCCCCACTGCGCACTGTCGTCGCTGTCCACTCCGCCCGAAGAACCCGGCCCACGCAACGACGGAGgggagctccaccaccgcctcctccgccgggtAAGCTTCAGAGATCCCCGAGTGCTCGATCCAGATTGTGTCGTTTGGTTGGTGATTAAGCTATGCTGGCTCATGCCAATCGGAGTTGGTGTGTTAATTTGTTTTTGCATAACATCCAGTTAGTGCTCGTGTTCCTCGTGCTCTTCGTAGTGAAGGTGCGATGGTTAATGCCAACTTGAATTCCTGTGTAAACTTATTTCTTAAATTATTTGGTGATAAAATTAGTGGGAGTATGTCTTAGCTTACCTGTTGTTCTAAATTGTAATTTGATAGTCATAAGAGAGCACTAGATGGAGAGATGGAATTGTGGAATTGCCATATGATTCGAACTTGGATTACATTGCCGTCATGTGTAACTTcatatgttttatttttaaacGAGGCAACATTTTGTGTGTATGTTTTGCATTTTAGATCAGTTATTCTGCAACTTAACATGCTGAACTTGGTGTGGTAAACTTGAAGAAAATGGGTCACATTTCCATATACTAATATGGGGCTGATACATGGTTTGTTTTTGTTAATGGAATTAGATATGCTATGCTGTAAGTTTCCATCAGATTAAGCATGCAAGGTCCATAGAATAGAAATTATACCATTGCAGGTTGTGATGTGAGGATATTGTTGTGCTTTTCATTGTGGGATACTTCCTCatattgcaaatatgcaaagaGGTTTGCTCAGACCTATTCTTTTTGTTGCTGGAAGCCTGGAAGTGGAGCACATTATTTTACTTGATATGAGATGATGAATCGTGTAAAATCTCCTGAGCATGCTTTCTGCTAACTAAACTGTTGATGCTTGGCAGATTGTAAAGAGGACACCTGGGAAACATTCATCGCTGATTCACTGCTCTATGAGGTTTACTTTCGATTTCAGTTGAGATAAGCAAGTGATAGTCTGGTGTAGCACGATTTATGAGGTTTGAATGTTGAGACTATGTGGTTGGTGTTCAAGTTGGTCCACAATTTCAGTTCATGTGCTCTGTACTTTCCTCCTAGCTGAAAATGAATAGCAATTGATCAGAGAACATTCCTTGTCCCTTATACAACTTTAGGATTCAATCAAAACACTTCCAGTTCCCGAACAATAACACAAGAACCAAGAGTCTCTTGCTGTAAGTTACAATGCATCGAGGAAACAGATAAACATTTTTTCTGTTATGTGTCAGCAGAGGAAGAAAAGCGTCATGCCTTCCTcgcccctcgccgtcgcctgTAACAACAATTCAAGCATGGTGGCTGTTAGGGCCTGAAGTCTGAACCAACTGAAGAAGATAGAACTGATGCTGACCAGGAAGCCTCACCGTGCACGTAGGACTTGGTGCGGGGCAGCCCGGCGGAGGTGATGTCCTTGAAGTGAACCTCCATGAACTTGGCGGCGGTGGCCTGGTCCACCGTCCACCATGTTCTGGACTTCCATTACACGAAGTTGCTGTTGATCATCCCACAGAGTGCAGAGTTTCAGATAAGTATGTGCAGGGTCATCACAAGTTCAGAACGAGAAAGCAGAGTGATTGACCACAAACTCAGATGCTATGGCCAAAcagaaggtttttttttttttgcagaatgtAAAGGGCAATTTCGAGTATAAACCTGATGGTCACAAGAAAAGATCCTGCAGGCATATAGAAGTCTCTTGTTCTCCGTGTTCTCCCACCTTGGCATACAGAATGTTTTTGCTTCATCATGCCAAAAAAAGAGAGCATGGTCGTAAACCAATCACCTCTTGGAAACGTAATCAGGGAAAGGCTAGCTCATAGTTGGAACTGGAACGGCATATCAAGGATCAGCTCACCATTCACGGTAGAACTTCATGGTCCTCATGGTAGCTCCTGCCGCATCATATATTTCTGTACTTCACGGTGGGAAAGGAGGAACAGATATTTTCTTCTTTAACCATAAATAAAAACATTCTACATCCTTCCTCTTTTTCATGCATTTCTCTTATCAGGATCAAACCCATTTAAAAAGAGATTGCCGTGAACTTTGATATCATAGTGTGcctttatttatatatattttaaaattaTAGCTTCAAGTAGAGATTCCGTGTGATAATCTTATTCAATAATTAGTGGATTACAATAGTTTCAAACaatgttgtttactgtagctaTTAGTTGACATTGAATTACTTTGATATCTTTAACAAAAAGCTTTAGTTATaacaatttttataaaaaaattagcaCCCGTAGTAACGCACGGGCATTCAACTAGTCTAATGAAAATCTAAAACGGTTTAAAACTTGAGCGAACAAAGAAAAGGGGTTCTTTGACTTGTTAAACACTTGAATAAATTTTATTCTTTGCCGAGCTCGAATTTGTGAACCAAACTTTAAGGAACCCACGAAGTTTAATTgttgactaatgtgatatgataTGTTCTTAAGTTGTTTATTCTGCTATGTCTGTAAGTTGGGgaatttattttcaaaaagaaaaaaaatcattcacTGTTCTTTTCCCCTGTGTTTCACCTACCAGAGCCACATGTATCT
This window of the Panicum virgatum strain AP13 chromosome 1K, P.virgatum_v5, whole genome shotgun sequence genome carries:
- the LOC120655083 gene encoding serine/arginine repetitive matrix protein 1-like, producing the protein MHRGLNCDAAAVSASRRPGFMAPGACPRLRASSWGLGAWQRRPRLLRGLLAGQWAGAVVVGPIHWAVSDSESIQSSVGARRKRLQMDVLNAAKHEREKEDHSHAATLLSTVPPRLSGTAPCAPPAAPRRSPLSAGPRSAHLRGSPRPTRALSTQLPLLRQLGAEDPRSADPRISLLSQPARPSSASSVPSTRAPLSPRAHALPTYAGLLGRPARRRQSPPPPPARRRTPLSALLSPSRGPHRRPHVRRTPATVPNPGRQEIQIVLVFLVREGKKGTGVAGAIPRSPSPPRSYPHCALSSLSTPPEEPGPRNDGGELHHRLLRRIVKRTPGKHSSLIHCSMRGRKASCLPRPSPSPVTTIQAWWLLGPEV